A segment of the Marinomonas posidonica IVIA-Po-181 genome:
GAACGTGGCTGATAGCCGTCGTGCTCGTGATGGTCGTTATATCGAGCGCTTGGGTTTCTTTAATCCTGTTGCTCGTGGTCAAGAAGAACGTTTGCGCGTTGATTTAGATCGTGTAAATCACTGGGTTAGCCAAGGCGCTCAGCTATCTGACCGTGCTGCTCAGCTTGTTAAAGAAGCTAGCAAAAACGCTTAATACAGAGGTAGTGTTATGTCTAAATTAAAGCAAGCGGCCGCTCCTGAGCAAGCCCTTGTGGTTGGACGCATTACATCTGTTTATGGTGTTAAAGGGTGGGTGAAGTTGTATTCACACACCGAGCCAATGCAGGGAATCTTTGATTACAAGCATTGGTGGTTGAAAACCCCAAGTGGGTGGAAAACCGTAGAGTTAAGCCAAGGTCGCTTGCAAGGGCGAGGTTTGGTGGCATCGGTGAATGGCTATAACGACAGAGATCAAGTTAAAGATATTTGTGGTTTGGATATTTACATTGATGCGCAGGATCTTCCTGAGCTAGATGACGGTGATTATTACTGGAGTCAGCTAGAGGATCTGAGGGTAATTACCAAAGAGGGTGTCCTCTTAGGGAAGGTTTCTCAACTTATGGAAACCGGTGCGAATGATGTTGTGGTTGTCCGTGCGTGTGAAGGCAGTTTTGATCGTGAAGAACGCCTGATTCCTTACGTGCCAGAGACTTATGTTCTAAACATTGATTTGGAACAGAAGGAAATGGTCGTCGATTGGGATCCGGAATTTTAACTAATAAGCTGAGGTTATCACGTGAAGGTAAGCGTTATATCGCTCTTTCCGGAAATGTTTCAAGCCATTACCCAGTACGGTGTAACGGGCAGAGCCATTAAATCTGGGTTGGTTGAGGTGGATTACATTAATCCCCGCGATTTTACTCAGGATAAACATAAGACTGTGGATGACCGACCTTATGGTGGTGGTCCTGGGATGTTGATGAAAGTTCAACCTCTCAAAGATGCGATTGAGTGCGCTAAGCAAAAAGTGCCCAACGCAAAAGTTATTTTTTTATCCCCTCAAGGGCGTACACTGACGCAAGAAGGTGTGCAACAGCTTGCTAAACAAGCAGAATTTATTCTGGTAGCAGGTCGTTATGAAGGCGTCGATGAGCGTTTGATTCAATCTGAGATTGATGAAGAATGGTCGATCGGTGATTTTGTCCTAAGTGGTGGTGAGTTGCCGGCTATGGTGCTTATGGATTCTGTCTTTCGGATGGTGCCAGGAGTATTAGGAAAGCAGGCTTCAGCAGAAGAAGATTCGTTTGCTGATGGCTTGTTGGATTGTCCGCATTATACTCGCCCTGAAGTGCTTAACGGTGAGCCTGTGCCACCGGTACTACTTAGCGGCAACCATGAGGAGATAAGGCGCTGGCGATTAAAGCAGAAGCTCGGAAGAACTTGGCAACGCCGGCCAGACCTTTTGCAGAACCTTGAGTTGGACAAGGAACAGCAGAAGTTGTTAGAAGAGTTTATTCGCGAAACTGAAGATTCAACCTCGGCAGAGTAGGAATTGCGAGCTTATCAGATAGAAGAACCTTCGAACTGATAAGAAACCATATTATTAGGAGTCACATCCATGAGTAATAAAACTAAACTGATTCAGCAATTAGAAGCTGAACAGATGACAAAAGAAATCCCAGCATTTGGTCCTGGTGATACTGTTGTCGTTCAAGTTAAAGTTAAAGAAGGTTCACGCGAGCGTCTACAGGCCTATGAAGGTGTTGTAATCTCTAAGCGTAACCGTGGTCTAAACTCAGCATTTACTGTTCGTAAAATTTCGAGCGGTGTTGGTGTTGAGCGTGCTTTCCAAACTTACAGCCCATTGGTTGAGAGTGTTGAAGTGAAACGCCGCGGTGACGTGCGTCAAGCTAAGATCTACTACCTACGCGAGCGTTCTGGTAAATCTGCACGTATTAAAGAGAAGTTGGCTAAACGCTAATTTTTCTTCCTTAAAAAGGCGACGTAAGTCGCCTTTTTTGTGGAACTAACTCCCTTTCGTATGGCCTAATAGAGACTATTCATTTGTCTTTGAGGTTTTCATGAAACACATCTTTTCTTTCTTGGTCCGTACACTTTGTACGTTTGGACTAATGCTTCCTTTTACTTCATCTTTTGCCGACCAAGATCAAGTTCGTCAATCACTACAGACAGCGTTACCTCAATATACTATTGGCTCGATAGAGTGGCATGAACAAGCTGGAATGTATAAGGCGGAAGTAAAGGGTGGGCCAACGCTTTATGTCACTAAAAATGCTCAATATTTCGTTGTAGGTGATTTATATCGAGTGGCGGCTGATGGTTTAGTGAATGAGACTGAACAGGCCAAACTTGCTAAGTTGGAATCCTTGCCTGAGTCTGACATGGTGGTGTTTAAGGCAGATAATGAAAAAACTCATATTACTGTCTTTACGGATGTCGACTGTGGTTATTGCCGGATGCTGCATAACGATGTACCAATTTTAAATGAGATGGGAATTACGGTGCGTTATTTAGCCTACCCAAGAGCCGGTATTGGTTCTTTAGCTTATCGTAAAATGGTTAGTATCTGGTGTTCTGATGATCCTAAAAAGTGGATAACTGAAGCTAAAATGGGGGCAGAGGTGCCAGAGAATAAGTGTGTTAATCCGGTGGCTGAGCAATATCAACTTGGAGTGTCTTTGGGTGTACGAGGTACGCCGAGCATTATTTCGAAAGAAGGGGTGTTTATGCCAGGCTATCTGCCTCCGCAAGAGTTGGCCAGTAAGCTAGGGTTATAGGCATATTGCAAAATATTCCACTTAACATGAGACTACTTCAGCCTTTTCTTCGTTGGGTTTATGTGGTTCAGACGTTATAATAAAGCGTTTTTTAGTGACGAAATAACAAATAATTAAATCATCTCTGTGGGGTAACGTTTTGGAACCGGTAAAAGTCGGAATTTGTGGGCTGGGGACAGTAGGATCCGGTAGTTTTAATATTCTTCTGAAAAATGCAGAAGAAATCACACGACGCGTTGGACGTAGCATTGTTATTGAGCAAGTGGGTGCTCGTCGTGACAATGATACATGTGATACCGCAGGTATTAACGTGACCCGTGATATTTTCGACGTGGTTAACAATCCAGAGATTGATATTGTTCTTGAATTGATTGGTGGCACTGGTGTGGCAAAAGAGTTGGTCATGACGGCTCTTGAGAATGGCAAGCATGTGGTAACGGCCAACAAAGCCTTGATTGCAGAACACGGCAATGACATTTTTGCTAAAGCGCAGGAAAAAGGTGTCATTGTTGCTTTTGAAGCGGCTGTTGCAGGTGGTATTCCAATCATCAAAGCCGTGCGTGAAGGCCTTTCTGCAAATCGCATTGATTGGTTGGCTGGCATCATCAATGGGACTGGTAATTTCATTTTGACTGAAATGAGCGAGAAACAGCGCAACTTTGATGATGTTCTTGCGGAAGCTCAGGCGTTAGGTTACGCCGAAGCCGATCCTACTTTTGATGTAGAAGGCATCGATGCAGCCCATAAACTGACCATTTTGGCGTCCATTGCCTTTGGTATTCCATTGCAGTTTGAAAAGACTTATACCGAAGGTATTAGCCGAATCACTGCTGAAGATGTCGCTTTTGCGGATGAACTTGGGTATGCGGTTAAACATTTGGGCATTGCTCGCCGTACTAAACAGGGTATAGAGCTTCGAGTTCACCCAACCTTAATTGCTCATAAACACTTGTTGGCTAATGTGAATGGGGTGATGAATGCGATTATGGTGCAAGGCGATGCTGTTGGTCCGACATTGACATATGGAGCGGGTGCGGGAGCATTACCAACAGGGTCTTCCGTGGTGGCGGATGTCATTGATGTGGCGCGTACTCTGACGGCAGATCCTACCAATCGTGTACCGCATTTGGCGTTTCAGGCAGATGCTTTGTCAGATGTTGAGGTTTTACCTGTGGAAGAAATTGAATGTGGTTTCTTCCTAAATATGACGATTCAAGATCGTGCCGGTGTGCTGGCAAACATTACACAAATCTTGTCCAATAATGGCATTAGTATCGAATCCCTCATTCAGCGTGAGCGAGAAGGAAGCGATCTTGTACCTTTGGTCGTCATGACCCATGACGTTAAAGAACGCAATATGAATGCGGCCATTGCAGCCATTGAAGCCTTGCCGGATGTTGCTGGTGTTGTTCAGCGTATTCGTGTCGAAAACTTGGCGTAAGAGAGAATTTTATGAAATACATTTCAACTCGTGGAAAAGCACCAGCCCTTTCATTTGGTGATGTGCTATTAGCTGGTCTAGCAAATGATGGCGGTTTATATGTGCCAGAGACTTTGCCTCATTACAGTAAAGATGAAATTGCCTCTTGGGCTAGCCTCAGCTATCAGGAATTGGCTTTTAAAGTAATGTGGCCTTTTGTTGAGGGAGACATTCCTGCCGAGGAATTTAAGTCGATGATTGAAGAGGCTTACGCTGGTTTTAATCATGAATCCATTGCGCCTATGGTGCAGGTGGGGAATAACGAATGGGTGTTGGAGCTATTCCGTGGTCCAACCTTAGCCTTTAAAGACTTTGCATTACAGTTGCTAGGCCGCTTGATGGATTATGTATTGGCAAAGCGCAACGAAAAGCTGGTCATTATGGGTGCAACCTCTGGTGATACAGGTTCGGCAGCCATTGAAGGTTGTCGCCATTCAGAGCACTTAAGCATCTTTATCTTGCACCCATATCAGCGAGTATCAGAAGTTCAGCGTCGTCAAATGACGACCGTGATTGATGACAATGTTTTCAATGTGGCGGTTAAAGGGAATTTTGATGATTGTCAGGGGATGGTGAAATCCAGTTTTGCAGATCAATCCTTCTTGAAAGGCGCTAAACTCGGTGCTGTGAACTCCATCAACTGGGCGCGTATTATGGCTCAGATCGTTTACTACTTCTCTTCTGCTTTAGCGGTTGGTGGGCCTCATCGTAATGTCTCGTTTTCGGTCCCAACAGGTAACTTTGGGGACATTTTTGCCGGTTATCTGGCGAAGAAAATGGGCCTGCCAGTAGATCAACTAGTGGTCGCCACTAACCAAAATGATATTTTGCACCGTGTGATTGCCGAAAACGACATGAGTCGCCAAGCCTTGAATGTAACCTTGTCCCCTAGTATGGATATCATGGTTTCTAGTAATTTCGAGCGTTTGTTGTTTGATGCTCATGGACGTAATGGGGCTGAAATTGATGATCTAATGGCGCGTTTTAACAAAGGTGATGTGTCATTGAATGATCAAGCATGGTCTTTCGTGAAAGAGAATTTTGACAGTTATAAAGTGGACGATAAGCGAACTTGTGAGGTGATTACTGAGGTGCATGATAGTGCGCAATACTTGCTTGATCCTCATACAGCAATCGGACTTGAAGCGGCGCGTCAATGTTGGAAAGACAAGTCTGTTCCTATGATCACCTTGGCAACAGCGCATCCGGTGAAATTCCCAGAAGCCGTGGAAAAAGCAGGTTGTGACCTACCAAACTTGCCTGAGCACATGAAAGATTTGTTTGAACGTGAAGAGTCTTATTCGGTGTTAGACAATGAACTGACACAAGTGCAGTCTTTTGTTGCTGAGCGTATTTAATACGGGTCGTCTCATTTATGACATTGTCATCGCGGCCAAGTTTTGGCCGCGATCTTTCATCCTATCTCTTAGCCTTAACTTTTAGTATATGAATCTGATTTTAATAGAGCCTTCCTTAAGCTTGTCTGAAGGGCGTTATGCATTGACGGAACGTCAGCAATCACATATTAATCATGTGATTAAAGCAACATCGGGCGATATATTGCGAGTGGGTCTATTGGGCGGAAATTTGGGTGAAGGTGTGTTTCAAACCGCAAGTGCGGATCTCCCTGCCCATATTCATTCCTTGCAACTAACCCAAACGCCCCCTAAAGCGTTACCTATAGTATTGGTGATGGCGCTGCCTCGACCTAATATGCTGAAGCGTACTTTGCACAATATTACAGCCATGGGGGTTAAAGAACTGTATTTGATTCACTCTGCTAAAGTGGAAAAAAGTTATTGGCAAAGTCCTGTATTACAGCCAGAGTCGATTCATCAGACGTTACTAGAAGGGTTAGAGCAGGCGAAAGATACTATTATACCAAATTACACTATGGTGCCAAGATTTCGACCTTTTGTAGAAGATCAATTACCGGATATTTTGCGAGGAAAATTGGGCTTGTTGGCTCATCCTTATCAAGCCAAAGCATGCCCAATTGATTTGCAGGAGCCCTGTGTATTGGCTTTGGGGCCAGAAGGGGGGTGGAATGAATTTGAAGTCACCAAGTGGTTAGAAGCGGGGATGTCGAGTGTGCATTTGGGAGACCGAATTTTGAAAGTAGAAACCGTCGTGCCCGTTCTCTTGTCTCGCTTATATCCTGCTTAATCTCATAACTTCCATCAACATTCTACTTAACCCCGTTCAATTGTTGTTATTTGTAACTAAAGTGCTTTTTAAGAAGAGGTGTTTGTGCCTTTAGGGTAATATCTTTCTTAAATAACCTTAACAGGGTTAAGGGTAATAAGTCAGGGTTACGACATGCCAGAGAAAGATCCAACCGTTTTAGAGCGACCAACAGGTTTAAAGGCAAAACTTAATAGTATTACTCGCTTTTATGTAGGCGATGTGTCGGTGTTGTCATCGGATGATGTTCGTCGGGTGTTGATCATTAATCTGTTTGCTAGTGTTGGCATACTCTTTACTTGTCCCTTGGGCATCGCTTCGTTTTTTCAAGGTAAGTTACTGTTAGGTTCAGTATTGATAGGTGTTACCTTTTTGTATTCTGCGAACCATATTTATCTTAGGCGTACCCACCGTCACGTTGTGTCTGGTAACTTTGTTATTTATCCCCTATACGCCCTAATGCTCTACCTGATTTACACCGGAGGCGTGAATGGCACTGGGCATGTGTGGCTATATTGTGTACCGGCCGTTGCGTTGTTTTTGCATGGCTTAAAGAAGGGACTGATTGAACTGGCAATCTTTACCTTGCTGTTAAGTATTCTGATGTTTTATACCGATAATCACTTTTCCGAGTTTGGTTATCACCCCTCATTAAAATCACGAATCCTATTTTCCTTTGCTGTTGTGGTGTTTTTATCTGGTATTTATGAATTCTCTATGTCTCGCTTTAATGATGAATTAAAGACCACTTCGGCGAAGTTAAAGTTGGTTGCCTATACTGACATGTTGACGAATTTATTGAACCGTCGTGGTATTTATCAAAAGTTAGAGCAGCGGCAGCAGGCGCATTTATTGTTGGCGGATGTGGACTTTTTTAAGCGTGTGAACGATGAGTATGGTCATGATGCAGGGGATTATGCGCTGGAAAAAATTGCCCAAATAATGCGGGCTGGATTGCCTAAAGGCGCTTTATCGTCACGTTGGGGTGGTGAGGAGTTCCTTCTTGCCGTATTTGATTGCTCTCATCATGAAGCGTATGAAATCGCTGAGTCCGTCCGTAATCTAGTGGCAGACTATGAATTCAATTATCTAGATCAAAGTTTCCACGTTACTTTGAGCTTTGGTATCGCGAGCATGAATGATACGGTATCTTTGCGTGAAGCGATCACCTTAGCCGACAGTCATTTATACAATGCCAAGCGTGCTGGTCGAAACCAAACTCGTAGAGACTAATTGGACGGTCTTTGCCTGCCTTAAATTAATTCGTGTTATTCTTGCGCCTCTGTGATTTTCTTTGAGTGACTTATGCGTATCGAGCGTCGTCTAGTGCCGTCGGCACCTTGCCAATTTCCTACCAGTATGCCAGCCAGTTTACAGCGTATTTTTATGGCGAGAGAGGTCTTTAGTTCGGAGCAAATTGACTATCGCTTGCCTCATTTATTAAGACCAAATGCCTTGTTTGATTTGCCCAAAGCCGCCTCTATTTTAGCCGATGCTATTGTGGCAGGTGACAAAATTCTGATTGTCGGTGACTTTGATGCCGACGGTGCCACCAGTACCAGTTTGGGTATTTTGGCGTTGGAAGCCATGGGCGCGATTTCACCAACTTATTTGGTTCCAAATCGGTTTGAGTTTGGTTATGGACTAACGCCAGAAATTGTTGCTGTTGCGCAGCAACATTCTCCTGATGTACTGGTTACGGTTGATAATGGCATAGCCAGTATCGACGGTGTTTTAACGGCAAAATCTCATGGCATGAAAGTGGTGGTAACCGATCACCATTTGCCAGGTGATCAACTGCCAAACGCTGATGCAATCGTGAACCCGAATCACCCTAGTTGTCAGTTTTTAAGTAAAAATCTAGCTGGGGTCGGGGTGATTTTTTATGTTATGTCGGCATTGCGAGCAGAATTGAATCAACGAAATTGGTTTGTTGAGCAACATATTCCAGAACCTAAAATGGCCGATTTTTTAGATTTGGTGGCACTTGGCACGGTGGCGGATGTGGTGCCGTTGGATAACAATAATCGCATCTTAGTTCAGCAAGGCATTAAGCGAATTCAAGCCGGTTTAGCCCGTCCTGGTATTTTGGCTTTGTTGGAAGTTGGCCGTCGTGACTACCGCCAGCTAAAAGCATCTGATCTTGGTTTTGTGGTTGGGCCAAGGTTGAATGCGGCTGGTCGATTGGATGATATGTCGGTGGGCATTGAGTGCTTGTTGGCTACTCAATCTCATCAAGCACAACAGTATGCTCAGCAATTAGATCAATTTAATCGTGAGCGAAAAGCCATTGAGTCTGATATGAAAGAGCAGGCCGAGCTGTTGCTTGAATCATTATTAGACGACGAACAAAGCATGCCCCATGGCATGTGTTTCTACGATGCGGATTGGCATCAAGGCGTGATTGGTATTTTGGCGTCGCGCATGAAAGAGAAGTGTCACCGTCCCGTAATTGCTTTTGCCCGTGTCGGTGAGGATGAATTAAAGGGCTCGGCTCGTTCGATTCCAGGCGTCCATATCCGAGATGCCCTTGATCTTTTGGCGAAGCGTTATCCTCAGTTATTGAGCAAATTTGGTGGCCATGCGATGGCAGCAGGCATGTCTATTAAAGAGTCTCACTATGATGCTTTTCGACTGGCATTTGATGCCATCATTGCAGAATGGGTTACGGCTGATCAATTAGAGGCGCGGGTCATGACAGATGGTGAATTGGCCGCTGAGGATTTTAGTCTAAGTTTTGCTGAGTTAGTGAGACAGTCTGGTCCTTGGGGGCAAGCGTTTCCTGAGCCTTGTTTTGATGGGGTGTTTGATGTTTTACAACAGCGTATTGTCGGTGAAAAACATTTAAAACTCATGGTGCGAGAGCCAAACAGTGGCTTGCTTTTGGATGCGATTAGCTTCTTTGTCGATCTGGATAAATGGCCGAATGAAAAAGCCACTCAAGTGCGATTGGTATACAAGCTGGATATCAATGAGTTCCGTGGTCAGCGTAACTTGCAATTGCTAGTAGATTATCTTGAAGCGCTTTAGCGACACATAAATTTGCTCAACAAATCCAGCCATTGATTGCCCATCGAAAGCAAACTTGAGGTACAATGTGCCTCCCTCAAACATCACCTTATTAAACTGGAGTTCATTCATGACATCATTGGTTCTTGATGGCAAATTATGCGCCAAAGAAACCGAAACTCGCTTACAAGCTCAAGTGGCGGAGCTTAAAGAGCGTACTGGCGGCACCCCGATTTTGGCAACTATTCTTGTCGGTGCCGATCCTGCGTCAGCGACGTATGTAAAAATGAAAGGCAACGCTTGTCGTCGTGTTGGTATGGACTCAATGGCCATTGAACTTACTGAAACCACAACCACTGAGCAGCTGCTAAGCAAGATTAATGAATTGAATGATAATCCTGATGTGCACGGTATTTTGTTGCAACATCCGGTACCAGAACAAATTGATGAGCGTCTGTGTTTTGATGCGATTGCGGCACACAAAGACGTTGATGGTGTGACTTGTCTTGGTTTTGGTCGTATGGCGATGCAAGAGCCTGCTTATGGGGCTGCCACGCCAGCTGGCATTATGCGTCTTTTGGCTGAATACGATGTGAACTTAGAAGGTAAACATGTGGTCGTGGTTGGTCGCAGTCCCATTTTAGGTAAGCCTATGGCCATGATGATGTTGAATGCCAATGCAACGGTGACCATTTGTCACTCACGCACACAGAACCTTGCTGATTTCGTGAAGCAAGCAGACGTGATTGTAGGCGCGGTTGGTAAGCCAGAATTCATTAAAGCAGAATGGATTAAAGACGGTGCCGTTGTTGTTGATGCGGGTTATCACCCTGGCGGAGTCGGTGATATTGAGCTTGGCCCTCTTACGGACCGAGTATCTGCCTATACGCCTGTACCTGGTGGTGTGGGCCCAATGACAATTAACACGCTTATTTTACAAACGTTAGAGTCTGGTTTGAAACAACTGGCCTAAATACGGTAGATTGAATGACCAAGCCGCACTGTCATAGGTGCGGCTTCTTTTTTTAAACAAAGCAAAGACTATACGAGGCAGGCTATGTCTACAGAAATGTTAAAAGACGCATTGGACTTTGATCTGATTGCGGATGTGTTTGTGTCGGAGTCCATTACAGCGTCACCAGCGGAGTTGCATGGTCAACTATGCGGTTATTTAGCCTCTGGGGTGACCTTGCCATTAGAAGATTGGCTCACCATGGTGGTAGAGTTTTGTGATATTGATAGCTGGAAAGAAGAAGCCAGTCGAGTGGCCATTGTTGATTTGTACAATGCGACTTTAACCTTATTTCAAAACGGTGAGTATGCTCTTGTTCCTAGCATTGCCGATGATGATGCCGAGTTATGTGAGCGTGGTGTGACCTTATCCCAATGGGCTCATGGTTTCTTGGCAGGTTATGGTTTATCAGGTCAGAAAAAAGACTTGTCAGAGGAAACCAAACAGATATTACGAGACTTCGCTAACATCTCGGGAATGCAGTCTGAAATGCGCAGCCTTGAAGATGACAATGATAATGAAGCGGATTTGACCGAACTGGTTGAGTATGTTCGTTTGTCGGCCATGATGATGTACTCTGAACATCATGATATTAATCCGGATGCAGATCATTCGAAGCAAAACGCACTTCACTAATACCTAGTTAATGGACAACTTGATTTAAACGAAATGAGGTCACTATGAAAATCACCTTGCAAACCTATCAATTCCGTCGTGAACGTTTAATGGCAGCTTTGCCTGATAACAGTGTTGTGGTCATTCGAAATGGCGAGTTGGCGGTGCGCAATAATGATTGTGATTATGAATTTCGACCTGATAGTAGTTTTTATTATTTGACGGGGTTTTCAGAGCCCAG
Coding sequences within it:
- the rpsP gene encoding 30S ribosomal protein S16 is translated as MVTIRLSRGGSKKRPFYHLNVADSRRARDGRYIERLGFFNPVARGQEERLRVDLDRVNHWVSQGAQLSDRAAQLVKEASKNA
- the rimM gene encoding ribosome maturation factor RimM (Essential for efficient processing of 16S rRNA), whose amino-acid sequence is MSKLKQAAAPEQALVVGRITSVYGVKGWVKLYSHTEPMQGIFDYKHWWLKTPSGWKTVELSQGRLQGRGLVASVNGYNDRDQVKDICGLDIYIDAQDLPELDDGDYYWSQLEDLRVITKEGVLLGKVSQLMETGANDVVVVRACEGSFDREERLIPYVPETYVLNIDLEQKEMVVDWDPEF
- the trmD gene encoding tRNA (guanosine(37)-N1)-methyltransferase TrmD; this encodes MKVSVISLFPEMFQAITQYGVTGRAIKSGLVEVDYINPRDFTQDKHKTVDDRPYGGGPGMLMKVQPLKDAIECAKQKVPNAKVIFLSPQGRTLTQEGVQQLAKQAEFILVAGRYEGVDERLIQSEIDEEWSIGDFVLSGGELPAMVLMDSVFRMVPGVLGKQASAEEDSFADGLLDCPHYTRPEVLNGEPVPPVLLSGNHEEIRRWRLKQKLGRTWQRRPDLLQNLELDKEQQKLLEEFIRETEDSTSAE
- the rplS gene encoding 50S ribosomal protein L19, whose translation is MSNKTKLIQQLEAEQMTKEIPAFGPGDTVVVQVKVKEGSRERLQAYEGVVISKRNRGLNSAFTVRKISSGVGVERAFQTYSPLVESVEVKRRGDVRQAKIYYLRERSGKSARIKEKLAKR
- a CDS encoding thioredoxin fold domain-containing protein, whose amino-acid sequence is MKHIFSFLVRTLCTFGLMLPFTSSFADQDQVRQSLQTALPQYTIGSIEWHEQAGMYKAEVKGGPTLYVTKNAQYFVVGDLYRVAADGLVNETEQAKLAKLESLPESDMVVFKADNEKTHITVFTDVDCGYCRMLHNDVPILNEMGITVRYLAYPRAGIGSLAYRKMVSIWCSDDPKKWITEAKMGAEVPENKCVNPVAEQYQLGVSLGVRGTPSIISKEGVFMPGYLPPQELASKLGL
- a CDS encoding homoserine dehydrogenase, with the protein product MEPVKVGICGLGTVGSGSFNILLKNAEEITRRVGRSIVIEQVGARRDNDTCDTAGINVTRDIFDVVNNPEIDIVLELIGGTGVAKELVMTALENGKHVVTANKALIAEHGNDIFAKAQEKGVIVAFEAAVAGGIPIIKAVREGLSANRIDWLAGIINGTGNFILTEMSEKQRNFDDVLAEAQALGYAEADPTFDVEGIDAAHKLTILASIAFGIPLQFEKTYTEGISRITAEDVAFADELGYAVKHLGIARRTKQGIELRVHPTLIAHKHLLANVNGVMNAIMVQGDAVGPTLTYGAGAGALPTGSSVVADVIDVARTLTADPTNRVPHLAFQADALSDVEVLPVEEIECGFFLNMTIQDRAGVLANITQILSNNGISIESLIQREREGSDLVPLVVMTHDVKERNMNAAIAAIEALPDVAGVVQRIRVENLA
- the thrC gene encoding threonine synthase, yielding MKYISTRGKAPALSFGDVLLAGLANDGGLYVPETLPHYSKDEIASWASLSYQELAFKVMWPFVEGDIPAEEFKSMIEEAYAGFNHESIAPMVQVGNNEWVLELFRGPTLAFKDFALQLLGRLMDYVLAKRNEKLVIMGATSGDTGSAAIEGCRHSEHLSIFILHPYQRVSEVQRRQMTTVIDDNVFNVAVKGNFDDCQGMVKSSFADQSFLKGAKLGAVNSINWARIMAQIVYYFSSALAVGGPHRNVSFSVPTGNFGDIFAGYLAKKMGLPVDQLVVATNQNDILHRVIAENDMSRQALNVTLSPSMDIMVSSNFERLLFDAHGRNGAEIDDLMARFNKGDVSLNDQAWSFVKENFDSYKVDDKRTCEVITEVHDSAQYLLDPHTAIGLEAARQCWKDKSVPMITLATAHPVKFPEAVEKAGCDLPNLPEHMKDLFEREESYSVLDNELTQVQSFVAERI
- a CDS encoding 16S rRNA (uracil(1498)-N(3))-methyltransferase; its protein translation is MNLILIEPSLSLSEGRYALTERQQSHINHVIKATSGDILRVGLLGGNLGEGVFQTASADLPAHIHSLQLTQTPPKALPIVLVMALPRPNMLKRTLHNITAMGVKELYLIHSAKVEKSYWQSPVLQPESIHQTLLEGLEQAKDTIIPNYTMVPRFRPFVEDQLPDILRGKLGLLAHPYQAKACPIDLQEPCVLALGPEGGWNEFEVTKWLEAGMSSVHLGDRILKVETVVPVLLSRLYPA
- a CDS encoding GGDEF domain-containing protein, coding for MPEKDPTVLERPTGLKAKLNSITRFYVGDVSVLSSDDVRRVLIINLFASVGILFTCPLGIASFFQGKLLLGSVLIGVTFLYSANHIYLRRTHRHVVSGNFVIYPLYALMLYLIYTGGVNGTGHVWLYCVPAVALFLHGLKKGLIELAIFTLLLSILMFYTDNHFSEFGYHPSLKSRILFSFAVVVFLSGIYEFSMSRFNDELKTTSAKLKLVAYTDMLTNLLNRRGIYQKLEQRQQAHLLLADVDFFKRVNDEYGHDAGDYALEKIAQIMRAGLPKGALSSRWGGEEFLLAVFDCSHHEAYEIAESVRNLVADYEFNYLDQSFHVTLSFGIASMNDTVSLREAITLADSHLYNAKRAGRNQTRRD
- the recJ gene encoding single-stranded-DNA-specific exonuclease RecJ; protein product: MRIERRLVPSAPCQFPTSMPASLQRIFMAREVFSSEQIDYRLPHLLRPNALFDLPKAASILADAIVAGDKILIVGDFDADGATSTSLGILALEAMGAISPTYLVPNRFEFGYGLTPEIVAVAQQHSPDVLVTVDNGIASIDGVLTAKSHGMKVVVTDHHLPGDQLPNADAIVNPNHPSCQFLSKNLAGVGVIFYVMSALRAELNQRNWFVEQHIPEPKMADFLDLVALGTVADVVPLDNNNRILVQQGIKRIQAGLARPGILALLEVGRRDYRQLKASDLGFVVGPRLNAAGRLDDMSVGIECLLATQSHQAQQYAQQLDQFNRERKAIESDMKEQAELLLESLLDDEQSMPHGMCFYDADWHQGVIGILASRMKEKCHRPVIAFARVGEDELKGSARSIPGVHIRDALDLLAKRYPQLLSKFGGHAMAAGMSIKESHYDAFRLAFDAIIAEWVTADQLEARVMTDGELAAEDFSLSFAELVRQSGPWGQAFPEPCFDGVFDVLQQRIVGEKHLKLMVREPNSGLLLDAISFFVDLDKWPNEKATQVRLVYKLDINEFRGQRNLQLLVDYLEAL
- the folD gene encoding bifunctional methylenetetrahydrofolate dehydrogenase/methenyltetrahydrofolate cyclohydrolase FolD, with the translated sequence MTSLVLDGKLCAKETETRLQAQVAELKERTGGTPILATILVGADPASATYVKMKGNACRRVGMDSMAIELTETTTTEQLLSKINELNDNPDVHGILLQHPVPEQIDERLCFDAIAAHKDVDGVTCLGFGRMAMQEPAYGAATPAGIMRLLAEYDVNLEGKHVVVVGRSPILGKPMAMMMLNANATVTICHSRTQNLADFVKQADVIVGAVGKPEFIKAEWIKDGAVVVDAGYHPGGVGDIELGPLTDRVSAYTPVPGGVGPMTINTLILQTLESGLKQLA
- a CDS encoding UPF0149 family protein, producing MSTEMLKDALDFDLIADVFVSESITASPAELHGQLCGYLASGVTLPLEDWLTMVVEFCDIDSWKEEASRVAIVDLYNATLTLFQNGEYALVPSIADDDAELCERGVTLSQWAHGFLAGYGLSGQKKDLSEETKQILRDFANISGMQSEMRSLEDDNDNEADLTELVEYVRLSAMMMYSEHHDINPDADHSKQNALH